GCGAGAAGGCCACCCAGTCGAGCCCCCGATTCCCCGGGGTCCGGGCCCCGCAACCTCTCCTCGATGCCGAGGCCGAGCATCGCCTGACAGATCGACAGAAGGAGATTCTCGACGAACTGGAGACCGCCGGCGCCGAGGATGGGTTTGCCTCCCAAACCATGGCGGAGATCGCCGCCCGCATGAATTGCTCGTTGCGGACGCTTTATGGCATCGCCCCGACACGTGACGAACTCTTGCTGATTGCGGTGGACCGCCGGCTCCGCCGCATCGGGCGCAAGGCCATCGAGAAGCTGGATCCGACGCTTTCCCCCCTGGAGCTTCTGCGCGCTTACCTCGAGGGCGCCAACGCAGCCGTACAACGACAAACCTTTACGTTGTCGAGGGACTTCGCAACGGTCAGCGGCTCTCGCCGACTGGCAGATTCACACGAAAATTATGTAATCTCAGTGGTGCAAAAACTTCTGGATCGCGCCGTATCCGAGACCCAGATCCGCCCCGTGGACACGGCTGCGGTTGCTCATATTCTCGGAGGCTTCGGGCGCGAATTCACCAAACCCGATATCGTCGACATGATCGACGGGACCCCCGACGAGGCCGCCAACCTCCTGACCGACGTCCTGCTTCGCGGCCTGGTTGCCCGCCAGCCCTGATATTGCAGAAACCCTTGCCACATAGGAAGGTAAATCCCATGAGTAACGATTCGAACCAGAAAATTCGCACCTACAAGGATGCGGTCGCCCTGATCACAGGAGGCGCCTCCGGAATCGGTGCGGCCATCGCCAAGGATCTGGTTCGCCGCGGTGCCTCTGTCATTCTCGCCGACCGCCAATTGGAGGCGGCGCAGACATTGGCAACCTCCCTGGGCGCCAAGGCCGAGGCCGTCGCCCTCGACGTGCGGGACGCCGATCAATTTGCCAGCGTCGTGGAAGGCACCAAGGCTCGGCACGGACGAATCGATTACTTCTTCAACAACGCCGGCATCGGCATCGGTGGCCCGGTACAAGATCATAGCCTCGAGGACTGGCGCTATACGATCGACGTCAATATTCTCGGCGTCGTCTATGGCGTTCATGCTGTCTTGCCCATTCTACGCGAGCAGGGCTTCGGCCATATCATCAACACCGCCTCGATGGCGGGCCAGATCCCCTGCCCCGGGCTGACAGCTTACGCCACAACCAAACATGCTGTCGTCGGACTCTCCCGCTCACTCCGCGCCGAGTCCGCACAGGCCGGCGTGCAGGTCAGCGCCTTTTGTCCCGGCGTGATTCAGACCGAGATTCTGAACAAGGGCGGCACATTCGGACGCAGCATGGGCTGGGCCGACGCAGAGCCTGATGCCGAACAACTGGCGAAGACCAAGCCGATGGACGCCGATGCCTTTGCTCGCGAAGCCCTGGACCGTGTCGCCGCCAATGATGAGATCATCATCCTGCCGCGTCGATGGTATATGATGGCGCGGTTCGACAAACTCTTTCCGCGCTTGTTCAGCTCCTTTATCGCCAACCGCTTTGCCAGCGAGGCCTCCCGCCTCGAAAGGCGTGCCGCCAGCGCTACGGCTGGGAAATAAAGATCGGCGACGACCATGCGCGAGGCTCGTGGGGAGCCAGGCACTCATCACCTGTGCTTTGCGGACATGTGGACACATGGATGCAGGCCCCCGCCTCATCCCGCTCGCAACGAAGATTGTCCGCATTGATACCGGGCATCGGTTCCTCGAACGCCCGCACGTAATACACTGCTTCCCGACCGCTTTCACGAAACTCCGGGTCTTCAAAAGTCGCCATGCAACCCGCTCGATCGCCCGAGCAGGGAAAAACGCGCCAAGGATCTTCGATCAATTCGCCGATCGGCTCGCCGGCCTTGATTTGCGGGCGAATCCGCACGACCTCGATGCGACTCAGCGGTCGCCGCTCATCCGTGGGATAATAACACTCGCCCTTGCAGAGGCGTGCCACGTCCGCGGCGCCGAGAGAGCTCAAGGACTCCTCGGGACAGCCAGGCTTCTGCACCAGAGAGCCGACCGCACGAACCTCAAATCGCGGATTCCGAGAGGACAACCCCTCACTGCCCATCGGCAATCTTCGACCGTCGGCCTCCAGCCAATCGAACCAAAGAAGAATGCGTGGTCCGCTGGTGCCGTACACTTCTCGCCGCTGCATGCCGTCCCATACGGCATCGCGGTCCCGACCCTCGGCATGCACGGCAATCAAACCGCCGGTGATCAGAAATGAGCTGGCCCGTTCGGCTTCGAAACGCTGAAACCCCGAGGCGGTCTCGATCGCTTCGGCAAAGGGGATCGAATTGGGCAGCGGCTCACTCGGGGGCGGCAAGATGACCGAGCTGAGGACACCGAGGCTTTCATCCACAGGCCCCGAAGCCATTGACTCCGTCATCCCCCGCCGTGCCACTTCCTTGTAGCCGGATCCCGATCGCGCGAAATGATTATCGCTCGACGCCATCAATCCCATCCGAAATCGAGCCGGCGGACCAGGCTCGGAGAAATCCCCTAGTGCGAGAATATATTGTGCGGAACTTGCGGGTCGGTAATTGAAGCTCGGTTCACGACAATCCTGGCATTGGCCCGCATCCAACCAATCTTCCGGAAGGACCCCGGGAACGACCAGATGACCCGCCATGCCGCCTTCGAGATGTCGCGCCCGTGCCAGCGCGGCGCGCTCCTCACAAATGGTCGCGTCCGTGCCTTCGTTCAGGCAGCGCGCTTCAATGATCTGGCCGGCCCGCCAGCAGGACGGGAGATAGTTGGGTCGCGGGCTCGGACAAATCACCGTGCCATCCGGCCCGAGATCAACCGCACGCCAATCTCGGTAGACCTCCGAGTCGCCATGGCCGGAATAGACCTCGATCAGGGTCTGCCGTGCCGGATCATGGTTGCCGTCGACCAGCTGCTTGTCCCAACTCGCACCCGCCGGAGTGTAAGCGCCCCAGCTGGTTCCATGCGGGATTACGAGCGACGGATAGCCCCAATCATCGAGTTTTTCGAAAAGCTCGGCGGGCGTCGCGACCGCCTCACGGCAATCGGTGGGCAAATCACGCACCGACACGCCGGTCGGACAATCCCGAATGGCCTCGGTCTCGGTCAGATAGGCCGCCCAGTCATGGAAGCGCCCCCCCATCAGCAGGGCCGCAGCGCCACGCGGCAGTAGGCCGAGTTCGCCGACATTCTCTCCCGCATTCTTGGTCGCTGCGATCGGACGCGTCGGGATGTGGCCGTCTTCGGTATCACGCAAGATGACATTCTTGTGCCCGAAATGGGTCTCACGAGTCGGCCCGGCCTGCGTCCATTCCCAACCCAAAAAGGCGACCAGATCATCCGACGCTCCGGAGACAGCATTGCATTGCCGAATGGCCTCGACCGTCTCCACCCAACGACGTTCCGAAAGATTCCCTGCATGGTCATTGATCGAGAAGAAATCCAGAGCGGCGCAATGCCTGGCAAAATCGCAGGCGTCCGACGGCGGATGCCCGCCCTCGCCCCCCACCATCGGCAGGCTGAAGGTGAAGGCATCGGCAGAAAAGGTGGTATGCACGTGCAAATCACCAAAAAGAATTTGCCGTCCATCTTCGCGACCAACAGCTCTGGCGGCCGCGGCCTGCGTTCGCTCTCCCTCGCGCAGGCTCTCCGGGCTGCGAGCATTGCCTGCGGGACTCCCACGGTCTTCGACGGTACCAAAAGTGCCACGGCCAGCGACGACAACCGCGACCAACAAGCCGGCAAATAGCAGGAGAACCACGAGGGCTCCTCTTTTCAGAAATGACGACAACGCATGACCTCCCCGAGGGAAATTTCCTCGCATGGTCGGTACCGCGGACCATGCCCTGACCCCTGACTAGCCGAGTTGGGGACTCCGGGTCCAATGCCCCCTTTGGAGACCAGCTGCCGCCGATCCCACATGCGCCTCCGGAGTTGGTAACACGACGAAGGCCCGGGCCTCAGGCAAAGGGTTGGAAGGTCTGCTTCTCGAGCTGCCCCTGGGCGCTTCGGGCGGCATGCCAGCCGCACATCCCATGCACGCCCCCGCCCGGCGGCGTCGAGGCCGAACAGATGAAGATACGTGGATTGGGTGTGGAATAGGGGTCGAGGCGCGCTACGGGGCGCGTAAATAGCTGCGCCAGATCCGCTACCCCTCCTGTGATCGCTCCACCCACATAGTTCGGATTCATCGCCGCAAAATCCGTCGTCCTCATGATATGGCGCGCCTGAATTCGATCTCGAAAACCCGGCGCGAAGCGCTCGATCTGGGATTCGATCGCGCCGGTCATATCCTCGGTCGAATTCGCCGGCACATGGCAGTAAGCGTAGCCTGTGCCGCTGCCCTGAGGCGCTCGCGTCGGATCGAAATTACTTTGCTGCACCACCAGCACGAAGGGCTTCTCGCTATGGTCGCCGCGCCACATTGCGGCCTCGCTGGCCGCGACTTCATCCAGGGTCCCGCCCACATGAACCGTCGATGCTTCAGAGCAACGGGGATCTTTCCAGGGGATGGGTCCGTCCATCGCGAGATCCAATTTGAAAACGCCCGGCCCGAAGCGGTAGCGCTGCAAGCGCTTGCGGTAGCCAGCGGGCAACGCATCCCCTGCGATTCGGGCCAACTGGTGCGGGTCCGTATCGAAGAGGTAGACTTTTGCCGGGGGTAGATCGCGGGCCGATGCAACCGGATGGTCGGTGCGCAGTTCCCCGCCGGACGCACGCAGCAAGGAGGCCAAGGCCGCGGTGATCGCATCCGACCCCCCTTTGGCGACGGGCCAGTCTTCGAGATGGGCCGTCAGCGCAAAGAGGACGCCCAGCGCCGATGTCATGGGCTGCGAGAGGGGTAGGATCGAATGCCCGGCACATCCCGCCAGAAGCGCCCGTGCGGTTTCCTCGCGAAACAAGGTCTTTGCCAGAAGGCTGGCGGGCCACATCGCGCGCAACCCGAAACGAACAAAGGAAACTGGATCCTCGGGGAAGCTCAGGGGCCCCAAAGCGTCTTTCAGCAAACCCTGCCCGTTCGCCAACAAGGGCTCCAGCAAGGATCGATATCGGGGTCCGTCCGAGCCGAGTTCCTCCACCGTCCGATCCAGTGATCGCCACAACATGCCAGCCGGTCGATCATCCAGCGGATGCGCGACCGATGCGCCGGGCTTGACCCACTCCAAACCATGTTCTTCGAGAGGGAGCTCCCTGAAAAAGGGCGAAAGAATCCCCATCGGATGGGCTGCAGAACAAATATCGTGACGGAACCCCGGCAACGTGATCTCGCGGGTATCCGCGCCGCCGCCCAGACGGGACGCGCCCTCGAGCACCAGCACGGAGGCGCCTTCTCGCGCCAACGCGACTCCGGCAGCGAGCCCGTTGGGACCCGATCCAATAATTACCGCATCGAATTGCTCATGGGGCTGGTCCATTCCTTCAAGGTTTGGCACAACCAAACGGAATTGTCGCTGACCGCCCTTCGGTCGGCCAGTCGAGGAACCTCATGAGCGAAACACAGGACTTTGAAACCACCGACGATATCCACGAAATGCGGGCGCAGCCCTATGCCCGGCAGCTCCACACGATTTGCATGCGTTGGGCGATGGGGAAGATCGCGACGCCGATCGGCGTCTATATCGGCTACCTTGTAAAATACCTGCTGCTCTTTATCGGCGGCTGGTGGCTTTGCTGCCTTGCCATCCCGGGAGCTGGCGGCTGGAGCGACTTCAGCACCTGGGCCTTGACCGGCGCCGCGTTCCAGAAGGCCGTGCTATGGTGTCTGTTCTACGAGGGAATCGGGCTGGGTTGCTCCTCGGGGCCGATGACCGGCCGCATTCTGCCTCCGATCGGGGGCATTCTGCACTTTGCGAGGCCGGGAACCACACGCCTCCCCCTCTTTCCCCAGATGCCGCTCTGCGGAGGATTCCGCCGCAGCCGCCTCGACGTGGCGCTCTACTTCGCCATCTACGCATTCCTGCTGCATGGGCTGATCGCGGCCGAAATCACATCGGCAATGATTCTGCCGCTGGTCATTCTTCTGCCCATTCTTGCCTTGCGCGACAAAACGACCTTCGCCGCCTTTCGCGGGGACCACTATTATCTGGCGCTGGTCGCACTCTGGTATATCGATACACCCGGCGAGGCCTGGATCGCGGGCAACAAGGCCGTCTGGTTCGGCGTCTGGTTCTGGGCCGCCACCTCCAAGCTCAATCAACACTTTCCCTCGATCATCGCTGTGATGTTGACCAATAGCCCGTTTATTCCGACATCCATCCACCGGCGACTCTTCAAGGACTTCCCGAAAGATATGCGCCCATCCTCGGTTGCGGCGACGCTCGCACATTTCGGCACCTTCGCTGAGTACGCTTTCCCTATCGTCCTTCTCTGGAGCGCGGGGGGCCCCATGACGCCGTATGCCCTGATCGCCATGGTGCTCTTTCATTCCTTCATCGCCGGCAATGCACCAAGCGGCATGCCGGTGGAGTGGAATATCATGATGGTCTATGGGGGGTTTGTTCTCTTCGGACACTTTGCCGAAGTCCCTCTGATGGCCCTGATCGGAACCCCCTGGTTACTCGGTTTCCTTCTCGCCATGCTGGTCTTTGTCCCTTTATTGGGGAACTTCGCACCGCAGCACGTCTCGTTTCTGCAGGCGATGCGTTATTACGCCGGCAACTGGGCCTACAGCATCTGGCTTTTCCGTGACGATTCGATCGACAGGCTGCACCTGCTGACCAAAGGGATCCCCACCATGAAGGAACAGTTGGCTCGGCTCGTCGAGGACGAGGATGAGGTTGCGATGTCCTGTGCCATGACCCCGGCTTTTCGGCTTATGCATATTCAGGGACGCGCAGCGCACGTGCCTCTGGCCATCGCCGGTGGTGATATGAGCCGTTACGAATGGCAGGATGGTGAAATGGTTGCTGGCATGGTGCTCGGATGGAACTTCGGGGATGGCCACCTCCACGACGAGCAACTGCTCGATGCGGTACAGGAGCAATGCCATTTCGAAGAGGGCGAATTACGAGTCGTTCTGGTCGAGTCGCAGCCACTGCTTGGCCGCTCCATGGCCTGGCGGGTCGTGGATGCAAAAACGGGCCAGATGGCCGAGGGCGAATCCATGATCAAGGATATGATCGAGTGGCAGCCCTGGCCAACCGGCCCGCGTGCAGAAGCCTTCAAATAGGCTCAGGAAGAGAACATCAATCGAGTCACCCACTCGGCCACGACGGCAGGCCGGTCGGACCCCTCGACCTGAACGGTCATTGTGCGCATGGTCTCCAGCGAGGTTCCCTTCAACGTCACGCGAGAGAGCATCCGGTGGACGCGAATCTTGCTGCCAACAGGAACCGGACTGGGGAAACGAACTTTGTCGAAGCCGTAATTGATCCCCATGGTTATGCCATCATAGCGTCCTGGCTCGGCCGTATTCGGCGTCAATGCGTCGAGGTGCGTGAGCATCGAGAGGGTAAGAAACCCGTGGGCAATCGTGGTGCCGAAAGGCGTGGCCTTGGCCGCCTCCGGGTCCACGTGGATGAACTGATGGTCTTCGGTCACATCGGCGAATTGATTGATGCGATCCTGAGTGATCTCCATCCATTCACCGGTAGACTCCTCGGTTCCTTCGACGGCTTTCCACAACTCATAGGCTTTCGCAGCGGCACTATCGGACATAATCGCTCTCCTTTTTTGTCCCGGCCATGCAAGAGATCGCCCGGGCTCACAGATATATTCAGAACTCTAGACGTAACGATCCGAGACCAGATCGTCTAGAATCATCCCAGCCTCGAAAATTGATCAGAAGTGCCAGGGAAAGCGCGAGAAGTCCCGCGGACGCTTCTCCAGAAAGGCATCCCGCCCCTCTTCGGCCTCGTCGGTCATATAGGCAAGACGCGTCGCTTCGCCGGCAAAGACCTGCTGTCCCACCAAGCCATCATCGATCAGATTGAAGGCAAATTTGGCCATCCGCTGCCCCGTCGGACTCTTGGTATTGATCTCGCGCCCCCACTCCAGCGCGGTATTCTCCAACTCCGCATGAGGGACCACTTCATTGACCATCCCCATCTGATGGGCCTCGGTCGCTGAATAGCTGCGCCCGAGAAAGAAAATCTCGCGAGCTCGCTTCTGGCCCACCTGTCTCGCCAGATACGCCGAGCCAAAACCGCCATCAAAGGAAGCCACATCCGTATCCGTCTGCTTGAAAATCGCATGCTCGCGCGAAGCGAGCGTCAGGTCCGCTGTGACGTGCAAGCTATGGCCACCGCCAACCGCCCAACCGGGCACAACCGCGATCACGACTTTCGGCATCATGCGCACCAGTCGCTGGACTTCCAGAATATGCAATCGCCCGGTCTTCGCGGGATCAATGCTCGCTGCATCGTCGCCTTCGGCGTATTTATACCCGTCACGGCCGCGGATCCGCTGATCCCCACCTGAGCAGAAAGCCCAGCCGCCATCCTTTGCCGAGGGGCCGTTGCCCGTCAAAATCACGCAGCCGACATCGGTCGACATCCGCGCATGGTCGAGCGCCCGGTAGAGTTCATCCACGGTCCGTGGACGAAAGGCATTGCGCACATCGGGCCGATCGAAAGCAATACGGACCGTGCCGTGCGCATGGGCGCGATGATAAGTGATATCGGTAAAGTCGAAGCCGGGGACTTCTGCCCATAATTTTGCATCAAACGTCTCGGAAACCATTCCGAGATCTTAACCGGAAGATGTCGATGCGGCGAATTACCTCTCGAGGCGGCAAAGACCGCCTGTCGATGGCTTCAGACCTGCTTCAGCTTCCAACGTCCGGTACGGAACCAACCGATAATCAGGACCGCCTCGAGCACAATCGAGACGAACATGGCTGTCCAGACCCCATCGAGGCCATAGCCCAGAGGCACCGCCAAAGCCCAGGCCAGAGGAAGCTTGATCGGCCAATTCGAGATGAAGGCAGCCAACATGGGCGCGCGAGTATCGCCGGCGCCGTTCATCGCCGCCACCAGAGGGACCGTTGCCGAACTCGCCCACATGCTGACTGCGAGAATCCGCAAGAAGCTGCTGCCGATCGAGACCACTTCGGGCGAATCGTCGAAGAAGGCGATGAACTGCTCTGCCACCGATCCATAAAAAATCATGAACACAAAACCCAGCGCAATCGAGATTCGCAGACCACGACCCACCGCACGGGCAGCCTGATCCGGAAGTTGTGCGCCGAGATTCTGGCCCACCAAAGTCGCGATCGCCGCGGTCAGCCCGGCCAGCGGAATCCAGTTCAGATTAAAGGCCCGCAGAGCCACTCCGAAAGCCGCAACCGATGCATCGCCAAAAGAGGCGATCACGCGCAACAGAATAAAAGTCGAGACCGGGCGGGCCATCATTGATATACTTGCCGGCACACCGATCCTGATAATGCGCGCAAACTCGGAGATTTTAAAACGCAGTCGCGCGCCCGAAGGCCGTGGAAGCGGCCAGGAGCGCCACCAGCTCCACGCGACAAAAAAACTCATCCCGAAGACGTGCGCCACAATATCCGCAATCGCCGCCCCCGGAACACCCAAACCCAACCATCCGATGTCGACACCGAAAAGAAATTCTTCGCCGGGAGCAAAAATAAACAGCGGATCAATCACGACATTGATCGCGACGGCACCTACGTTGATCCACATCGGTGTCTGGGTATCACCCGCCGCTTGGTAGGCGGCGCCCATCGCCATCCCGAGAAACATCAGGACCTGCGAAAAAAGCGAGATCGAAAGATAGGGGATGGCCAGCGAACGGACCTCCTCACTCACACCGAAAAAGCCGATCGCTGCCGGAGCGATCCACGGCGCCAACCCGAAAAGAACAAGGCCCATGCCCACGCCGAGCGCGATCGCATGCATCGCGGCGAACCACGCCCCTTCGCGATCACCACTCCCGACACCGCGGGAAACCAGCGCCACGGTTCCGGTATGAACCACTTGCGTAAAACCGAAAAGAATAAAGAGCACATGGCCGCAGAGGGAGACCGCGGCGACAGCCGTCGTTCCGAGGTGGCCGATCCAATAGAGATTCGCGACGAGGAAGAGAGCGATTGTGGAGTTCGACAACGCTACGGGCCAACCCAAAGCCAGAATCTGACGATAGCCGGATCCCGGACCGGACCAATCTTCTGTACCGTCCGGTTTCGCCTCAGCCATAGATGGCGGTCTTAGCCTGCTTTACCCCCGAACAACAGACGAGAGACGAAAGGAGTTTCTACAAACGAGGACGCAACTTCGGATCAGGAGCCAAAATAGGCAAAGCTTTGGGCGAGGAAGACCGGATAGGGAATCGGACTATGCTCTGAAGGCTGGTTCTGGGCCAGCACGACCCCGACAACGCCCTTCTTCGGACTCACAAAAAAGGTTGTCGCATAATAGCCCGACCAGAAGAAATCGCCGTCCTCATCGATCATCGGGGACGCGTCCGCATCAACCACTACGGCCAGGCCGTAGCCCCAGCCGAGGCCGTCGATGCCCTCCTCGACCAAAACGCCCTCGGTGATATGAGCTGTCGTCATCTCGCGGACGGTGCTGGCGGAAAGGATCCGGGTCCCATCGTAAGCCCCGTCATTCCACAACATCAGAGCGAATCGAAGATAATCGCCTGCTGTGGAAACCAGTCCGCTCCCGCCGGGTGTCCAGAAGGGCGCATCACTTGCGGGCATCGGCACCAATTCCAGCTCCCCATCAGCATTTTGAGTATACATCGCTGCAATCCCCTCGCGCCGGTCGGTCGGCGGGAGGAAACTGGTATGCTCCATCCCCAGCGGCAAGAAGATCTGGTCGCGGAGAAACTCGTCAAAAGGCTTGTTGGCCGCGACCTCCACCACGCGGGCGAGAACGTCGGCGGACCAACCATATCGCCAGCGCTCACCGGGTTGTTCATAGAGAGGCGCGGACAAGAGACGCACCACCCGATCGCCCAACGAACCCGATCCGGCATAAATATCATTCGAGGCCCAAACCCGACCGAGGTCGGAATCCTCATCCTTGGCTCCGATACCGGATTGGAACATCAGCAGATCGCGAACCGTCAGCGGGCGCCTCAGCGGCTCTGTCGGAAATGTGCCGTCGGGACGAAGATCCTTGCTGGTGGCAACGCGCAGATCAGCCGCCTGCGGAATAAACTCGGCGACAGGTGCTTCGAGTTGCAAGCGACCTTGCTCGATCAAGATCATGGCGGCGACCGCGGTCACCGGCTTGGTCATTGAAGCTAGCCGAAATCGAGTATCGATGCGCATCGGCAGTCCCGCCTCGCGGTCGGCATAGCCGGCACTCACCGCTGAAACGACAACCCCGTCACGGGCGAACGCAGCCACGTAACCCGACTGCAATTCCAGCCAGGCGCTCATACCGAGGAACACCTTGAGGGATGCCTCCGCGATCGAGCCCAGCGGTTTCATTTCCGTCTGTTCGGCACCTGCCGGTGGCAACTCCAGCGTTTCACTCCGAGTGCAACCCAACGCCAGGCTGAAGCACAAAGCCCCCAGCAGCAATCGCGGCCAGACGACCCCCGTCGTGATTCGCCTTGCCACGTGCGTCGTCAGTTCCCCGCCTGCTCGAACTCCAGTCCGACATCCGGGAAATGACCCAGAAGGTCCTCGCCCATGCCCCGAGCAACCGAATCGATGCCGAACAACTCGCGAACAAAGGAAGTCACGGCATGGTTCACAATCGGCCAGCCTTCTCGCACCGGGAGGGCATCTTCCTGACACCCATCGGTGCCCAGTCGCGCGATGTTTTCAGGCACCGGCAGCCCGGCGCGTTCGGCAATATCGATGATCCCGCCATCCTCATCCCCGATCGCACAGAGGTCGGAGACAGCAAGGTGGCCGCCTCTCTCGAGGATCAGAAAGCGCTTCGGCCCCGGAGCGGCTGCGTATCCATCTCGCAACCCTTGCAGGCCGACCGATTTGTCGATGGCCCCCGCGATCCACAAGGAGGGGCGATCCGGGAAATTACCGGATCGACTGCCACCGCCAGTCATCGGCACGTAGGCCAGAACATCAGCTTCCGACGCAAATCGCGTCGCTGTGCCAGCGCCGGCCGAGTGGCCCACGATCACGAGGCCGTCGGTCACCGCCAGTCCCTCCAGCAAATGCCCGGGCGTGCCGGATGCTTCCACCAGAGCGTCCACAGCCATCCGGGTGACCACCACATCGTCCATCGGCATATCCGGAGCAAAGCCAAGTGCTGCGGCAAGACCGCGCTCGAGGTAGTCCACGGAGACCACGACAAAACCCCAACTAGCGAGGTGGGCCGTCATGAAAGTCGATTGGGTGCGAAAGGCAGAATAGCCATGCGCGAAGATCGTGGTGGGGAACGGCGCATCGCCCGAAACCTCGATGTCGCGGTAGGCCTCCTCCACAAAAGGAGGGTTCGCATCGGGGTCGAGCAAGCCATCGATCACCGGGGGCAACCATGAGCGGATGAAATACTCCTCGCGGTCCACGCCCGCCTCGGCGCCGGGATCCGCCGGATACCAGATCTCGACCTCACGATCCGCTAGATTCAAAGTGGTCACACCGGCCACATAAGGCCCCGGAACATCGAAAAATTCGGTATCCGCGCTTGAGGAGCCGGAACAAGCGGCCAGACCAAGGCTTAAGGTTGCGACCAAAAATCGGGTGAGAGACGGAGACGGAGACGGACATTGGTTAATCATTGCCCCATGTTGCCGAGTTCCGCGTCTGGATACAACCCGCTACCCACCCGACCACCCGTGCTCGGGTGCAATCGACCCTTTATCGGCGCCGCTTGACCTGAATCACAATTGGGGCAGGAGATTCATCTCCGATCTCGACGCTCACAACCTTGCTTCCTCGAACAGGGCCACGAGACACGCGAATGCGTGCCACCCCGGGATTCAAAAAATCGAAATCGAACTTGCCTTCCTGATCACTAAGCACGTCCAGCCACCGCCCATAACCAACCGGCGTCGAAAGCATCGCGCCCGCGACAGGCAACCCGTTCTGGTCCACAACCTGCCCTTGCAAACCAATCTGGCCTGGCCGCTCCATTTCGGAGCGAGGATTCCCGACCAGTGGGAGGTAAGCTCCGTGCTGTGCCCACGGCAAACTGATCTCGAGCCGACGCTCGGCCTGCCCCCGATAGACCAATTCCCCCCTTTGGATGAACCGGCGACGGCTGGAGAGCGTATAAGTCCCATGGGGCAAGTTGGGGAAACGGAAATAGCCCGATGGTCCAGTAATGGTACGCAACTTCAGCAGTCGCCCCTCTGGACTCCGTCCTTTCAATTGGAGCCCAATACCAGCGACAGGTTCTGCGTCGACATCAACAAAACGACCGGCCACGTCCAGTAATGCTGCCGGAGTGCTCAGCTTGTTTTCAAAGTCGGCAACGGCTGCCCGAGCCTCGGGGAGGATATCACTCCGCTCAGCGATTTGATTGCTCAGCTCGTCAGGGTCCTCGTTGATCGAATAGATTTCCTCGGTGCCGTCGCTATTATGCACGTATCGCCAATCCAACCCTCGAACAAAGTGGTGAGTCGTGGCAGCAGGCTCCCCATTCAAACGAACTTCCGCCTCGCCAACCAGATGATCCGTGCCGGTGGGTGTCCCATTGACAATATTCGGAAGAAGCGTTCTTCCCCAGCGACCAGAAACCTGCGGCAGGCCCCCGAAGTCCAACAGCGTCGGGAACAAGTCAACCATGGACACCAGATCGTCCCGAAGCACACCTGCCGGAACCGTATCCGGCAATGAAAACACCAAAGACGTTCGAAAACCCTGCTCGTAAATGCTCGTCTTGCCTCTGGGCTGCCCGCCCAGAGCGGCACCCGGACTGCCCAACTGCCATCCATTATCCGAGGCGTAGACAATCAAGGTATTTTCGTGCAGTCCGCGACTTTCCAGCTCAGCGAGGACCTCGCCAAGGACATCATCCATCCACAATAAATTCGCGAGATACTCGATCGTCCAATTTGAAAGGCCCAGGCCCCAAAAACGAGCCC
The genomic region above belongs to Candidatus Binatia bacterium and contains:
- a CDS encoding TetR/AcrR family transcriptional regulator; this translates as MSEKATQSSPRFPGVRAPQPLLDAEAEHRLTDRQKEILDELETAGAEDGFASQTMAEIAARMNCSLRTLYGIAPTRDELLLIAVDRRLRRIGRKAIEKLDPTLSPLELLRAYLEGANAAVQRQTFTLSRDFATVSGSRRLADSHENYVISVVQKLLDRAVSETQIRPVDTAAVAHILGGFGREFTKPDIVDMIDGTPDEAANLLTDVLLRGLVARQP
- a CDS encoding SDR family NAD(P)-dependent oxidoreductase, which encodes MSNDSNQKIRTYKDAVALITGGASGIGAAIAKDLVRRGASVILADRQLEAAQTLATSLGAKAEAVALDVRDADQFASVVEGTKARHGRIDYFFNNAGIGIGGPVQDHSLEDWRYTIDVNILGVVYGVHAVLPILREQGFGHIINTASMAGQIPCPGLTAYATTKHAVVGLSRSLRAESAQAGVQVSAFCPGVIQTEILNKGGTFGRSMGWADAEPDAEQLAKTKPMDADAFAREALDRVAANDEIIILPRRWYMMARFDKLFPRLFSSFIANRFASEASRLERRAASATAGK
- a CDS encoding DUF3604 domain-containing protein, translated to MVLLLFAGLLVAVVVAGRGTFGTVEDRGSPAGNARSPESLREGERTQAAAARAVGREDGRQILFGDLHVHTTFSADAFTFSLPMVGGEGGHPPSDACDFARHCAALDFFSINDHAGNLSERRWVETVEAIRQCNAVSGASDDLVAFLGWEWTQAGPTRETHFGHKNVILRDTEDGHIPTRPIAATKNAGENVGELGLLPRGAAALLMGGRFHDWAAYLTETEAIRDCPTGVSVRDLPTDCREAVATPAELFEKLDDWGYPSLVIPHGTSWGAYTPAGASWDKQLVDGNHDPARQTLIEVYSGHGDSEVYRDWRAVDLGPDGTVICPSPRPNYLPSCWRAGQIIEARCLNEGTDATICEERAALARARHLEGGMAGHLVVPGVLPEDWLDAGQCQDCREPSFNYRPASSAQYILALGDFSEPGPPARFRMGLMASSDNHFARSGSGYKEVARRGMTESMASGPVDESLGVLSSVILPPPSEPLPNSIPFAEAIETASGFQRFEAERASSFLITGGLIAVHAEGRDRDAVWDGMQRREVYGTSGPRILLWFDWLEADGRRLPMGSEGLSSRNPRFEVRAVGSLVQKPGCPEESLSSLGAADVARLCKGECYYPTDERRPLSRIEVVRIRPQIKAGEPIGELIEDPWRVFPCSGDRAGCMATFEDPEFRESGREAVYYVRAFEEPMPGINADNLRCERDEAGACIHVSTCPQSTGDECLAPHEPRAWSSPIFISQP
- a CDS encoding NAD(P)/FAD-dependent oxidoreductase — encoded protein: MDQPHEQFDAVIIGSGPNGLAAGVALAREGASVLVLEGASRLGGGADTREITLPGFRHDICSAAHPMGILSPFFRELPLEEHGLEWVKPGASVAHPLDDRPAGMLWRSLDRTVEELGSDGPRYRSLLEPLLANGQGLLKDALGPLSFPEDPVSFVRFGLRAMWPASLLAKTLFREETARALLAGCAGHSILPLSQPMTSALGVLFALTAHLEDWPVAKGGSDAITAALASLLRASGGELRTDHPVASARDLPPAKVYLFDTDPHQLARIAGDALPAGYRKRLQRYRFGPGVFKLDLAMDGPIPWKDPRCSEASTVHVGGTLDEVAASEAAMWRGDHSEKPFVLVVQQSNFDPTRAPQGSGTGYAYCHVPANSTEDMTGAIESQIERFAPGFRDRIQARHIMRTTDFAAMNPNYVGGAITGGVADLAQLFTRPVARLDPYSTPNPRIFICSASTPPGGGVHGMCGWHAARSAQGQLEKQTFQPFA